atgttaacCATTTTACATCTATTTATAGCATGCTGTTTTAACGTTGGAACAACAACAGATATTATTTCAAccacatttcaacatttaaaaagtCTGTCATAGTTGGGTTACATAGATCTGAAGATGTTTGCTCACTCAAAATTTAGTTTACTCAGAAAATGAATATGAGAGGTTGGTAGCATACAGGCATTTTGTGCATCTTAATGTTACAGTTTTATGGCTTCACataacttttgtttttaaagaaaggGTGTGGTGGGTATtgaaacaaaaaacactttgtGAATTGCTGTCAGTTTGTAATAGGACCTTTCTCTCTcaagtaaaaaacaacaaaataatacataatgcattacagaagtttaaatacaaaaatgtcTCTAGCTATCACACTACTGCACTTGCCTATTCACCTTATAAGAGCCATTTTAATTTTGAATGTTCAAGGCTTTCAATGTTGGTCTCCAGTCATTTTAGCTGTGCAAAAAATCATTATGGTGATTGAGATTGTAAACTGGTATTtcttttcatattattttaatcttaatGGCTGCAGTAAATGTGTCATATTCAAATTATTTTGATGAAGTTGTGTGAAgctgcacacagtgtcattcacacaaacactaaacaccatgAAGGTAACAGGCATGGAAttttttaaatgctataaacattaatttaacaacaatatATGTAACACAAAACCCTAATGTGCATAATGGATTAGAAAAACTAAGAaagttatttcaatgaaaatacatcaaatgtgaagtgtcacgcagggaaagtgggaatgtcaatttatatttttacactgtaaattatacaatgacttgatatttttcacttccaaaaactgtaaatttaacagtatttttctgtaaaattacattaaatgtaccattagatctattacagttatttacCGTATAGagtacagaaactttctgtaaaccaattactgtttttcaccgtagcatttttacagtcttttaccgttaaaatcacgatcattttttacagtgtaatgctGAGTCAGTAtataaattctatgttgaattaaaatatttcttGCTGAAGCTACGTTTTGTCATGTCGCCATAGCCAAACTATtcaagatatcaaaaatccactGGCAGTTTAGAATCCTCACTGTCTTGGATTCTGACTGAGTTTGGTTAAGATCTGATGAATCCCCTATAGGAGGaatatatcaaattccagagcacacatttttcaaacaacccttaatagccaAATTCCTGTTGGGCTGATGGATAATGCACATTCAATGACTGATGTTTAAGAACGATGTTTTGTGATTTTGTTACAGCCACTATAAAtcaaataatgttattttttatttctcattttctttctAGTTGTACACTGTTAAGAGTTGCTTTTtgtgtattattattgtttatttatattctgACATGTAAAGTCTGatctttgattttattttaaacgtcatttaagaaaagttctttacaaaaaaattttaatattattgtaatttactTTCACAGACTCGAGATGCTAACATGTTTGGACACCAACCAATAGCAAGCAGAAACTCCAGAATGGCTCGCATCCTTAACCATGTCAGTGTTGGTGTTGGCCTCTTCATCTGGTTGATCTTTATTATCTATATCATTGTTATCATTGTCGCAGTTGCAAAAATTACCTCTTACTCTTACGATAACTCATACTAGACCATAAGTGTAAGATATATCATGGTAGGACAGCAGGAAGTTATATATGGTGAGGGTTATACAAACATGAACACATTATGTTTTGAATACGCAGGCATTTGGTGGTCTTCTTTTAAATGCTAGTGTTGCTCAAGTTTTtgatggcctggtttcacagacagattacagttttttttttttttcaactgcttacacacatttttaaaactttgcctctttttttttttttttttcaaaactttacacacaaatccaataattgcacacacaaaatggaAATTACCTCGCctctcttgcaaaatgaagcactgtTTTGAAACATTTGTCTTATGTTGCAAACACCTTTAccataatattctatttttggatatatcatttacacacagttattcaaaacctatagagctcttctttcatgagcccatgtacatttctgtaaaagattgaaagtaattggcagagagatgttgaaaaattcactgtaaacacGAAAGTTTGAAAccaaacaatttattttttactgtaagcatttgcggttgtgaatacagtattacaGAAAAGAAATACATCAACAATGTTTAGAAACaatggttgtgtttgaaaaaggaaatcaagatacttcctgGTAGATTTTTGTGTTACATAGaaaattgtgtgttgtgttttacaaaaaaaaaaaaaaaggtgttttatgaaattgaaaactgaGTCAAAGGCCAAGAAATAGTgtatggttttgcagatttgAGTGTGATTCTGctgtttgagtgtcaggtttcaaaaattgtgtgacaagtatatatatatatatatatattagtatatatataagtatatacatattttaagatgtcaATGCAGGTTACTTTCAGTTAATACAgctcaaacattcattttattctggactAGGCTTAAGtattgtctgtgaaaccaggcacTAATGCGTAAGGAGCTCCATCTATAGGGCCAGTGAGGAATGATTCAGTATGTTTCATGTAGCTAACACATCTGCCttattatttacataattaaaacacatgtatttttattgtatttttaaaacattgaatAAAGCTTTGATTGTAAATGTATCAGCAATTAAAGCATTTGTTTGCCTTCTTGCCTCAATGTTACCTCATAAAACTGAGTAATCAATAACAGAACTGTATTTAACAATATGAGTCTGATGTCGTATTTTATCAAACTTTTAAAAGTACATGTATAATCTGTTTTGCACATTTACACTttctactgtttttattttattttatttttatccaaCCATCCATCAGTTTTTAAAAGCATAGGGcctagttcaccctaaaataaagtcaataaccctaaaataaagtaaattattTTGTGGTCTGAAAAAGAATGTCAAGTATAAGGcattagaagaaaaaaaaaaaacagggtgagtaaatgtgtcacagacacgtcaggttccacctcactcccttacccacgcactcaatcaccagcctactaatcaccgccacctgaagaCCATCAACACCATCATCAACACCAGCACTTAAGCtccacactcactgtccggtctcgtttgcactacagccatttgtatgcttacctcaaggactccaaacgCTATACTAACCTGTCTCCAACGTTCCTCGCCTACCTGCCTACCTGCCTGCCTGCCTACCTGCCTGCCTGCCTACCTGCCTACCTGCCTACCTGCCTACCTGCCTACCTGCCTACCTGCCTACCTGCCTACCTGCCTACCTGCCTGAGTGTCCCAGTCATCCGTCTCCAGCATCTCCTTCCATCACCATCTGCAACACAACAAAGTACAGTATTACTTCTCATCAGAGAGTCCCCTGATATGACTGTAAAGCACTTTGGGTGTACAACATATTAAAGCACTATACTGTATAAAcgcctcattcattcactcattcattaATAGTCTATTAACAgctattaatatttaatacatgtctatattaataatacaattaaattcTATGAATATAACCCATAACCCAATGCTAATACAGCAGGAATAGGTCATCCAGAGCTGTAGGTTGAATTTTCCAGCCACAGGCATGATTTAACCCCTGGTGAAgagtaagattaaaaaaaaaaaagttcaaaaggtTGGTTTACTCTATCTCAAAATAGATTCAAAGTTCCTCTATCTGTATATTCACAGCATATATGAGTTCCTGTGGAACAATATACTACCTGCCTGGGTATTTATATAGTTCCTGTTCCCATAAAAAAGGTGAGAATTGTTTGTTAGTGAGAAAGTTTGGTGCAACTGAATGCCATCAGCTTTGTCCAAGTTTATAACTCAGCAGCTGTGTGAATGAGGAAATATTATGAATGAAGGTATTTTTGGTGTAGTGCAGTGTAAATAATTGTTTATGGATAGATTAGGAATATTAATGagatcatttaaattatttaatttaacttttttagtTGCTTTAGTTTTAATCAAGTAAATCAAGGAAAAATCTGAAATTATTCTTCTTGATAGACACTAGGTGGACATTTTGTTAGTGAGTCGTATTATCACTTTAATACCAATTCAACATTTAATAGCACTCATCTTTTTACATCTCTTGCTGACTGCAAATTGTGGTTTGAGGTTAGAGATATGATGTTCCAGACATGTGTTTTTTCATGAGCCATGTAGAGACTATTGTAACCTCTCAACTTTCATCTCCAACATCTCCAGAGACAGCATAGACAAACTGCAGAATAGTACTTTTAACCATGCTAGTCTTAGGCTTCATCATTATCTTTATTATCATCCATGCTGGATAACAGATTTCCATAATTGTCAGAGATTTTAAACCAGAAGGTGTCCTTAAATATAACCATAAAGACAACTGAACAAAGCAGAATTCACAGTGAGCATCTATAGGGAATGAGTCAGTATTAATCTAATAGGTAAATATTCATGCATGCAGAAGAATGACATCATGACAACACTGATAGACTGATGGCGCACACTGTGTTGTGAGAAcacacaaattaaatatttcaaatatagtTTTGGTCATAGCCTAACTGTCAATGTTCCAGTAGTGGGACACTTGGCAAGCTTattatcatttgaaagcttaaaCACTCAAAATTCATCCAGTGAAAACATCGAAATTGAAATCGGACATTGCCTTACCCTGGAAACGGTGCTTTAAATCCTTTTAGCAGActcaatttttgtgatatcacAACTTCAAATTTTGAACACAACTTGGTTAGACACATGGCTTTGATTTCTCTAGCAATTTTAGTGtccaaattattttgtaaaatatatattttgtataaaagaaaaaaagtttagttCAGTAAATTTGCTTTTTATTCATATGCTTTTCATGATGGGAACAGTGCCAAAGTTCTTGTCACTCCCCTACAACCTATAACTCACCTCCCATTTGCTGCTGCCATTTATTGCCAAGTTATATGAGAGTCTGAACCAGAGAAAAGCAACACATATGTGCAGAGCACAAGGCAAAGGAAATTACAATTCACATCAAAAGCCAATAATCAGAAAAATGGATCCCAGCAATCAGCCCCCAGGTGCCTGGAATTCATTTGAGAAATCAGGGATGCTGCAGCCTACATCACCACCACCAGCATACCAGGACAATCCTGCTGGATACCCGACCTCTTTTCCAAGCCAGCCAGTCCCCCAGGGCTCCTATGCCCAAGGGCCATATCCTGGCCAATCTGTGGTTGATGTGCAGCCTACAGTTTTTGTGACCGCCGCTCCACTGGCCAATCCACTGCCAGATTACCTGTGCTATTCCATCTTTACCATGTTCTGCTGCTGCTTATTTCTGGGCTTCGCTGCACTGATTTTCTCCTGGTCTGTAAGTATTAGTCCATGTACTTTCCTTTTATTTGTAAactatttctttcatttctttaatatttatataagcataattaaacataaaattgcataGGTTACTGTGATAAAGaagtcaacatattttggggtcattccatgtcaaatcaaccaaatttcgGAAACTTCCCTggctcaattttttttaattttgttaatattttttctgtagaaagtcaaatataaatacaaatatagctgcaagcagcaattacggggtcAAGCCGAATAAGGgcagaaaagaaaatatatttgtgGACATCTATGATCATGAGGTTAGCAAAAAGCTGTTTAGATTACATCAGTTAAagcatttataatataataacataatttaTAACTTTTGAGCAGGAGGTGGCGCTGTGATGAATGCACCCTCAAGTCATGCCTATGATTATGACATATACACAAAATTTTTGCAAAGATACAGCTGCATATCCATTTTAGTGTGCTCACAGTCAGATTTTTCTTTGGCGCAGTATAAAAAAACAGTTGGGTCTATCAAAAGACTTTTAAGAGCTTTGAGGACATGATTTTAGAATAAGGCATTCAAAATTCATAAGCAAAAATTCCTATTTTTGCTAAATATagctaaaatattaaatgtcacagatgaaTATTTACTGTttccactattttgtagaggagggtcaaaatcacaattttcaccagagatttggagccaaattagaATCGGTAGGTCATTTGTTAAATCTGTTGACTAGctatctttgtttcattatatgccaacagtgtTTTATGACCCTGTCTTTTTCTTCTTCGCCTGGTGGTGGCAGTGTGGCGTCTGGATGTGACGTCACTGTTAAATTGGACTGTCAAGAACGAGCTGGCCGTGACAAGTGgcagttcaaaaatggcaaaaagcacttcttgtgttttttgcctcaagtttgcatgcttgtaactcaagaagtattaatcTTAATCTAAACCacttatttaaacatattttgtttctttaaaggtgccctagattcattttgaattgaatttaccttggcatagttaaataacaagagttcagtacatggaaaagacatacagtgactctcaaccccattgtttcctccttcttatataaatctcatttgtttaaacgacctccgaagaacaggcgaatctcaacataacatagactgttacgtaacagtcggggtgtacgccccaatatttgcataatgccagcccatgttcccaacattatgaaagggattacacaagggtagccagttaacgtctggagctgcacacagccgaatcatcagactaggtaagcaagaacaacagcgaaaaatggcagatggagcaataataactgacataatccatgatagcatgatatttttactgatatttgtaaattgtctttctcaagtcaagtcaagtcaaatttatttatatagcgcttttacaattggtaattgtttttaaagcagctttacatattagaagcacagaaaaaagggaagtggttaaaaataagctgtacaaacaagcatggtaatatgtaacatatacaagatggtgctacattaagccaatgtcagctgactcccaggggtggaaaaaaccccctaggagaaaaacccagcgtgctaacactgggaaaaaagtcctaggagggaaaaaaccccttggaagatatatataatatatgtaaatggatatggagatcaaaatctgaattatacatttttattatagagattaaaaatagattatatataaatatatgtaagcggatacagggattaaaaatctgaattatagatgcagccagaactggatctgtaggcccattgtctcctgggctacgttgtagtcaggtccagacacaggttctccatctgatctggatacggcctggatccagcacccggaaaacctcaggataagcagagagacagatattagcgtagatgccattcttattctgatgtacaggtatatctagtgttataggaaatgttctcggttccggccgacctaattattgcagcgtaacaatcctttaacggatttgaaaaatgttaatgtattgataatgtgttatgtgtatgcaagagcaaagagatgtgtttttagtctagatttaaactgacagagtgtgtctgcttcccgaacaatgctaggaagattgttccagagtttaggtgctaaataggaaaaggatctgccgccttcagttgattttgatattctgggtattatcaactggcctgaattctgagatcgcaataaacgtgaaggactataatgcattaagagctcacttaggtactggggagctaaaccatttagagctttataagtaagaagcaagattttaaaatctgtacaatgtttaatagggagccaatgtaatgttgacagaactgggctaatatggtcatactttctggttctagtaagaactctagctgccgcattttggaccaactgtagtctgtttaaaagccgagcagaacaaccacccagtagagcgttacaataatctagtcttgaggtcatgaatgcatgaaccaactgttccgcatttgtcattgagagcatatgtcgtaatttagatatattttttagatggaagaaggcggttttacagatactagaaacatgactttcaaatgaaagattggtatcgaagagcacacccaagttcttaactgaggacgaaggtttaatggagcacccgtcaagtgttagagagtattcaaggttttttcgtgaggaagtttttggtccaaagattaggatatcagttttttctgaatttaataataagaaatttcttgtcatccagtttttaatgtcagctatgcattctgttagttttgtgaatttgtaggtttcgtcagggcgcgaggaaatatagagctgagtatcgtcagcgtagcagtgaaaactaacaccatgcttcctaattatctctcctaagggcagcatgtacagagtgaaaagcaacggtcctagtactgagccttgtggtactccatattgaacctgtgatcgatacgacatctcttcattaactactacagactgataacggtttttaattttctctctaatattatcaatcttgcaagtaaagaagttcataaagtcattactgctgtgctctatggaaacgtcagcagttgaaaatgtttctaaatgtttcgttagcatgttactaatgtactgttaaatgaggttaaagttaccatcgtttcttactgtattcacggagacaagagccgtcgctattttcattttttaaacacttgcagtctgtataatgcataaacacaacttcattctttataaatctctccaacagtgtagcattagccgttagccacggaggacagcctcaaattcactcagaataaaactttaacatccaaataaatactttactcacataattcgaagcatccATACAGCaagcatgacgaacatcttgtaaagatccatttgagggttatattagctgtgtgaactttgtaaatgcgctgtaatatagtcgacagctcctGTGGCAGGAAGCACGcgtcttaaaggggcggcgtcgagtgtaaatcagtgcattgttaatgatgccccaaaataggcagttaaaaaaattaataaaaaaaaatctatggggtattttgagctgaaacttcacagacacattcaggagacaccttagacttgtattacatcttgtgaaaaagcattcttgggcacctttaatgagttGGGTCTAGATTAGGcacacattttaataaaaaggttttttttgttacaaGTAACTAAGTTCGTTAAATTAAGGCATAACACATAAGACACTATTTTTTGCCACCTGCTAGCATATTTATGTAATATGAAGAAATGGTCACTGAACGAATCAGTGAACGAATcagtgaatgaatcagtgaacAAATCTGAACGAATCATTTTGAAAATGAATTAATCTCTTGAAATAATCAAAGGCTGAACCACAACTCTGGAGGGAAGGTGGGATCTCATGccttcaaagctagcttgctattgcttgCTTCTCCAAAATTGCCTACTCtacctttaataaataaacataaaaaatataattttggttccttgttaaagatttatacatatttaacaTTGGAACCTTTCATCAAATGGAAATTAAACATTATATGCTGAACTATGAGTTTGCTCCTCATTTGAGAATTCCCCCATGTGCCATAAGCTCAGAGAAATTCAGAAtgaaaagagaagtggttaacaTTATGTTTCATAATTGTTTTCACAGACTCGAAATGCCAACTACTCAGGACAGCGAGCATTAGCAGAGAAGAACTCCAAAATGGCACGCACCCTGAATCATGTCGCCGTTGCTGTTGGGCTTGTCTTCCTTGTAGTGTTTATTATCTTACAGTTTGTGAAGATTTAGAGATAACAGCTGTTAGAGCTGTCATAGTTGGATGCAGATTACAAATAGATTTGGTTCTctgctttttaaatgttatttggtCAATGAATCATTACACTTAAAACATGCTGATAATTatgtttatgattattattatgtttaaaacattgaAAGCTTTGACTGGCCAGCTAAATTTATCATGATAGAACAATACTTTGTCCTGTATTttcttaattattaattaataacagGAATATATTCTCAGTGCAGATGAGTCTGTCATGAGTCTGTAAGACCAACCAAATGACAATccattttcaatattttttattgagttacttgtgttttttgttgttgtttttttagacTTTTGCTTATCTTAAATATCTTGTGTGCAgctgtgctgttttttttttgtttgtttgttttgtacatACCTGCGCATATTTTTTACATTGACACGTGTAAAAAACAAAGGAGAGCTGGATCAAAATGCAGTGAGTTTTATAAACAAGCTAATCAAACATGAGCTCCAGGAAGAGAATAAGTGTACCAAACATAACATCCACGTAAGAACAAGACTAGACAATGAACACAAGAAATACTGGTGTTTAAATACACAAAGGCTAACAAGGGGCTGATGATGAGGGACAGGTGTAGGTGAATAGTAGTCATGGAAACAAATGAGGGTAACTATGGAAACAAGGTACAAAGCAAATATTCCCATCAAGATCCACATTGTTGAAAGACACTatatatttagaaaaaatatttaattatgaaTTCCATTGTTGTATTTAATTAACATACAGTACCTGTCAAAAGTCTGGAAACATTACAgtgttttaatggttttgaaCAAAAGTCTTTTATGCAAAcatgttaagcagcacagctgttttcaacattgataataataatatgaagaatacctgagcagcaaatcagcatataagaatgatttctgaaggatcatgtgacactgaagactggagtaatgatgctgaaaattcagctttgatcaggaataaattacattataaaatatattcaaataaaaatggttcttttacatggtaataatatttcacaatattactgttttactgtatttctgattaaataaatgcagccaaatGTTGAGCATTagagaattctttcaaaaatattgtaatgttttcaaacttttgaccggcactgtatatatatttttcattcatttcattatactttttcattttggatgtctatttatctatctgtttATCAGCTCAACATgctgcaactgaagaaaacacatgcaaataaaaaaacaccagcaaattaagaaaacaaattcttcagtttgacaacacataaaaactcacaacacaaccataCAGAAACTCATTGCAATAGCACAGACCACAATGGAAATGTTTCAAAGGGACTCCAAAAAGTGACGAACCTTGCTGGGAACACTTATTGCTTAACTGTTGTAATGACCTGAaaggtgagtttttttttattattattattattattttaacatcctgatcctatgtgcgttgtgagtatttgcagtgagtttctgtatttggttgggttgtgagtatttgcagcacatgagttgtcaaactgatgaagatgttttcttaatgtgttttttctatttacaTGTATTTTCTTTGTATATTTGTACTATAGACTGTACTATGCATATGTGTGTTTACTATGTTTTCAAGATTGAGGATCTTTGAAGAAACACACA
The sequence above is drawn from the Megalobrama amblycephala isolate DHTTF-2021 linkage group LG13, ASM1881202v1, whole genome shotgun sequence genome and encodes:
- the LOC125244038 gene encoding interferon-induced transmembrane protein 10-like translates to MCRAQGKGNYNSHQKPIIRKMDPSNQPPGAWNSFEKSGMLQPTSPPPAYQDNPAGYPTSFPSQPVPQGSYAQGPYPGQSVVDVQPTVFVTAAPLANPLPDYLCYSIFTMFCCCLFLGFAALIFSWSTRNANYSGQRALAEKNSKMARTLNHVAVAVGLVFLVVFIILQFVKI